Part of the Pseudomonas sp. ADAK13 genome is shown below.
GCTGGCGTTGCTGGGCAGGCCATTGCTTATCAACACCCCAGTCGCGCAGGGTGAGTTCAGGGTCCTGGGTCCGCCCGGCAGTGCCCGGTTGGAGAAACAGCCGAGGCGACGCGGTAGCCTTGAGCGAAAGCGCGCTCCAGTCGGCATAGCTGGCAAAGCGGATGGTGCCTTCGTTCTGCGATGCCGTGGACAACGGCTCGGTCAAACTATCGTCCAGCCGCTTCCACGCCGGCTGCGCAAACAGGTCGCCCTGCGGCGCGCAAATCGGTGCAAAGCTGTCCCGGGTGGAGCCGTACAGCGATCCGAACGACTCATACGCGACCTCGCCCTGACGGCTGAAAACAAAGCAGTGCACATAGGGACGCTGGTCAGCGAACAGCTCATACCGTTCGCGCTCGATCATCATGCGCAGCAACGTCAACATCACCCGGTCACGGCTGACGGCGGGATCGTTTTGCAGGTCCTGCCAGATCGACCAGGGAAAGTTGTCTTCCTTGAGCGCTACGAGGACCTGCTTGCGATTCTCCTCGGCCTCGCTTGCCGTGACACCACTGTCAGGTTCAAAACGCTGCAGGTAGACCAGCCAGGCGGCCGCCAGGTCATTCATCGGAAAGCGCCTGAGCCCCTCTGCCGCCTGAGCCGGATGGTAAGGAATGCTGGCAATGATTGCGTCAACAGCGGCCGTATCCTTGTGGGTGATCGAACCCACCTCGACCACTCGCTGGCTCAGTTGCGATTGCAGGCAACCGACCAGTGTTTCCGGATCACGGGCACACTCGTTGCGAGTTTGCAGCCAGGTGCGCTGGCCACGGCGCAATTCGTCGCGCTGATCGGGGGCCAGTTTGGCCATTGCCTGGCCGTAGTAAATGCCAAGGAAACTGTCGAGTTCGCTCAACTCGGGGCTGGCGCAAATGGCCTTCTCCACCGGTGTGGAAGCTTTTTTACACTCGAAAGAAGCGCCACTGGCGGGCATGCCTGCGCCCATCAGCACGCCAGCGAGCAACAACGTTGGGTAGACGGTATTCATACGGCGGGCCATGACTTTCCTTGGATGAGTTCCTTTCAAGGCGCCCATTGTGCCGAGGCGATTGCCAATGTCCAGCCTGGCGGCGCCGCGTTACGAATCGCCTGCCAGCTCACGCTCAATCTGTTCGATGCTGGGCAAGCTGGTTTGCAACTCTGCCGGCAGCGATTCCACCAGTTGATACTCGGCAACCCCAATCGGACGGGAGCTGTCACGCAGGGCGTATTCGGCCACCACTTCATTCTTGCTCTTGCACAGCAGCAGGCCGATGGTAGGACTGTCCTGCGGGTGCTTGAGCTGGGCGTCCACCGCCGCGAGGTAAAAACCCAACTGCCCCAGGTGGTCGGGCTTGAACTTGCCGGCCTTGAGTTCGATCACCACATAGCACCTCAGCTTGAGGTGGTAAAACAGCAGGTCGACGAAAAACTCCTCGCCGCCCACATCCAGCAAGACTTGCCGCCCTACGAAGGCAAAACCTGCGCCCAGCTCCAGCAAAAAATCGGTGACATGTTTGACCAGCGCGTTTTCGATTTCGCGCTCCTGCGCATCGAGCGTCAGCCCGAGAAAGTCGAAACGGTACGGATCCTTGAGCGATTCGCGCGCCAGGTCGGACTGGGCTTTGGGCAGCAGCCCCTCGAAGTTGCTGACGGCATTTCCACTGCGCTCCAGCAGGCGACCTTCGATTTGCATGACGAGAACGTTGCGCGACCAGTTGTGTTCGATGGCCTGGGCGGCATACCAACGTCGAGTTTCGGGTCCCGGCAGCTTATCCAGCAACGCCAGTTGGTGATACCACGGCAATTGTGCAAGCACCCCTTGCACAAATTCGGGATCCGGCCACGCTTGCGCAAATGCACGCATATATTTCAGATTGCGCGGCGAAAAACCCTTCATCTCCGGAAAGGCTGAACGCAGGTCCTGCGCCAGTCGCCCAATCACCTTGGTCCCCCAGCCCTGCCGCGCTTGCCGGGTCAAAATATCCTGGCCGATCTGCCAGTAGAGCAGCACCAGCTCGCGGTTTACCGCCAACGTGGCGCGTTGCTGGGCCGAGTGGATTCGACCCTTGAGGTCAGTCAGCCAGTCGCTGTACCCCTCGGGCGGTGTGGTCAGGCTTTCGCAGGTCTCACTCATTCCTTTTCCCTCGTGGGTTTGGCAGGCGGCCGATGGTA
Proteins encoded:
- a CDS encoding lysozyme inhibitor LprI family protein, yielding MARRMNTVYPTLLLAGVLMGAGMPASGASFECKKASTPVEKAICASPELSELDSFLGIYYGQAMAKLAPDQRDELRRGQRTWLQTRNECARDPETLVGCLQSQLSQRVVEVGSITHKDTAAVDAIIASIPYHPAQAAEGLRRFPMNDLAAAWLVYLQRFEPDSGVTASEAEENRKQVLVALKEDNFPWSIWQDLQNDPAVSRDRVMLTLLRMMIERERYELFADQRPYVHCFVFSRQGEVAYESFGSLYGSTRDSFAPICAPQGDLFAQPAWKRLDDSLTEPLSTASQNEGTIRFASYADWSALSLKATASPRLFLQPGTAGRTQDPELTLRDWGVDKQWPAQQRQQTLAAVEPARQATSDWLQHERGFSAHDARQAAREIVRQWLNLRLDFIGGPSEL
- a CDS encoding PDDEXK nuclease domain-containing protein gives rise to the protein MSETCESLTTPPEGYSDWLTDLKGRIHSAQQRATLAVNRELVLLYWQIGQDILTRQARQGWGTKVIGRLAQDLRSAFPEMKGFSPRNLKYMRAFAQAWPDPEFVQGVLAQLPWYHQLALLDKLPGPETRRWYAAQAIEHNWSRNVLVMQIEGRLLERSGNAVSNFEGLLPKAQSDLARESLKDPYRFDFLGLTLDAQEREIENALVKHVTDFLLELGAGFAFVGRQVLLDVGGEEFFVDLLFYHLKLRCYVVIELKAGKFKPDHLGQLGFYLAAVDAQLKHPQDSPTIGLLLCKSKNEVVAEYALRDSSRPIGVAEYQLVESLPAELQTSLPSIEQIERELAGDS